A stretch of DNA from Amylolactobacillus amylophilus DSM 20533 = JCM 1125:
GTTGCCGTGCTTGACCACCACCAAAGAATTGGCTAAAGATATCACCGACATCATCGAAGCCGCCACCAAATCCTTGGCCGCCGAAACCACCCTGGCCATAACTACCATCGACTCCTGCCTGACCATATTGGTCGTAAGCAGCACGTTTCTGGTCGTCACTCAGGACCTCGTAAGCCTCATTGACTTCCTTAAACTTTTCTTCGGCATCAGGTGCCTTATTAATATCTGGGTGGTACTTCTTCGATAGTTTGCGGTACGCTTTTTTAATCTCATCAGCACTCGCATCACGACTAAGACCTAGCACCTCATAATAGTCTCTCTTATCTGCCATTAAAATTCCTCTTTCAAAAAATCAAAGAACAAGACGTCCTTTGATTAATTTGATTTATTTTTTATCTGGGTCTACTTCCTTGAAGTCACCATCGACAGTATTATCGTCCTTTTGACCGCCATCGGTTGAGTCTGCTCCAGGTTGTGCCCCTGATTGCTCACTTTGAGCCTGTTGATAGAGTTTCACAGTTAAGTCTTGCACAATTTTGTTCAAATCGTCTTTCTTAGCCTTCATCTCTTCTAGGTTGTTATCTTCTTGAGCCTTCTTCAAAGCATCTTTAGCATCAGTTGCCTTCTTTATCTCGTCGTCTGATACCTTACCTTTGAGCTCTTCAAGTGTCTTGTCAGTTTGGAAGAGGATTTGCTCGACTTCATTTCTGAGATCAACCTCTTCTTTTTTCTTGTTATCTTCCTCAGCGTGCTCTTCGGCTTCCTTCTTCATCTTTTCGATTTCTTCGTCTGAAAGACCTGATGAACTTTGGATGGTAATCTTTTGTTCCTTCTTAGTACCAAGGTCCTTAGCTGAAACGTTGACGATACCGTTTTTGTCGATGTCGAACTTAACTTCGATTTGTGGTACGCCACGTGGAGCAGCAGGAATATCAGTTAATTGGAAACGACCAAGTGTCTTGTTGTCGGCAGCCATTGGACGTTCACCTTGCAAGACATGAACATCAACAGCTGGTTGATTGTCAGCGGCGGTTGAGAACACCTGGGACTTACTGGTTGGAATAGTCGTGTTCCGGTCGATTAGCTTGGTGAATACACCACCCATCGTCTCGATACCAAGTGATAATGGGGTGACATCAAGCAACACGATATCCTTCACGTCTCCGGAAATTACACCACCCTGAATGGCTGCACCAAGTGCAACGGCTTCATCTGGGTTAATTGAATGGTCTGGATCTTTGCCAGTCCAGTTCTTGACTGCTTCTTGAACAGCGGGAATTCGCGTTGAACCACCGTTTAGGATTACTTTATCAATATCGGAATTTGATAGACCAGCATCCTTCATGGCGTTATCAAGTGCTACTTTAGTCTTTTCAACCAGATCATGGGTTAATTCATCGAATTTAGCACGTGTAAGAGTAGTCTCTAGGTGCAATGGGCCGCTCTCACCTGCAGAGATAAACGGCAAGCTGATCTGAGTGCTAGTAACCCCTGAGAGATCCTTCTTAGCCTTTTCAGCAGCATCCTTCAGTCTTTGTAAGGCCATCTTATCCTTCGAGAGGTCGATACCATGTTCATTCTTGAATTCAGAAACAAGGTAGTCAATTATTTTTTGGTCAAAGTCGTCACCACCAAGATGAGTATCACCATTAGTCGAAAGGACTTGGAAGACACCATCACCGAGCTCTAGGACGGACACATCAAACGTACCACCACCTAAGTCATATACCAGAATCTTCTCGTCGGCATCGTCTTTGTCTAAGCCATATGCTAGCGAAGAAGCAGTTGGTTCGTTGATAATTCTCTTAACGTCTAATCCGGCAATCTTACCAGCATCTTTGGTCGCCTGTCTTTGTGAATCGTTGAAGTAGGCAGGAACGGTGATAACAGCTTCTGTCACGGGTTCGCCCAAGTAATCCTCAGCGAATTTCTTAATGTATTGCAAAATCATTGCGGAGATTTCTTGTGGTGTGTAGTCCTTGCCATCAACACTAACTTTGTATCCCGGTTCACCCATGTGGCTCTTGATTGAGATAACTGTATTTGGGTTCGTGACGGCTTGGCGCTTTGCAACCTCACCAACCTGAATTTCGCCATCCTTGAATGAAACAACAGATGGGGTAGTTCTGTTACCTTCAGGGTTTGTGATAATTTTTGGTTCTGATCCTTCTAAGACAGCAACGGCTGAGTTAGTAGTACCTAAGTCAATACCAATTACTTTTGACATTTAAAAAATACTTCCTTTCGATTCTTTTTTTTTTAATTTGATGAACAAACTTAAGTGAAACTAAGAGATGTGCTTATTGGGCGACCACGACCATGGCCGGACGAATAACCCTGTCCTTAAACTTGTAGCCCTTTTGTAGGATTGAGACTACCTGGTCCGCTTCATGATCGGCGTCCTTTGGGACGGTCTGAACCGCTTGGTGAATACTTGGATCAAACTTGACTGAATCATCTGCGATTTCGGTTACACCCTCTTCTGTGAGTGCGGCCAACAGATTATCGAGCGTCATTTGAACACCCTTCTTAAATTGCTTGCTGGCCTCATCGTCCACTTTGATATCGAGAGCTCGCTCTAAGTTATCAACGGCAGGCAAAACTTTTTTGGCTAAATCACTACCAGCATATTTTAGCATACTAGCAGTCTCCTTTTTCTGCCTGGACTGCATGTTTTGCATCTCGGCCTGGGCGCGTAGTAGCTTGTCATCAAAGTCGGCTAATTCAGTCTTCAATGACTCAATTTCCTTGGTCAAAGAAGCCACTCTATCATCCTGCTCCGTTGACTCCTGCTTCTTAGACTTCTTTTTTGGTTTCTGTTCTAGCTGATCCTCGTTATTAGCGCCCTGCGGCTTTTGCTCAGCTTGTGTCGGCGTTTTTGTTTTGGTTGAATCTAAATCCTTCTCAGATGGAAATTCATCTTTCGTATGCTCCAAAGCGATCCTCCTTAGTTATTGGAAATTTCCATAATAATCTAGTAATTTCTTAGCTAGCTCGTTTCTAAAGTACTCCATCAGACTAATCATCTGTGAATACGGCATGTTTGAGGGCCCTAGTAAAGCGATAATGCCGCTACCGTGATCCCCTACCGAGTAATTAGCGGTCAACAGACTATAATCTTTCAGCAGATCTCCCGGCAATTCATTGCCAAGCTTGACCCGAACCGGAAAATCTAGGCCAACCTGCACATCATCCAGATCATCCATTGTAAGCAAATCGGTCAGATAACTCTCATGATCAAGCATCTGGTACAAAGACTTTAGTTGATCAACATTACTGGCATTGTAATTATTCAACAAATTAATCTGACCATTGACATAGAGTTGTTCAGACGCGGCGTCCTTAAACACATCGGATAGCAGGTCAATAATTTGAGCCGCAGCAGAATTACTACCATCAATTGTCCCAACCAACTCTTCGATGCTCATCTGGTTGATTGCTAAGACACTCTTACCAACCAACTTATCGTTGATAATTCTGACCCCCTTCTCAATCTCATCGCCACTGACACTACGATGAATATTGTATACGCGGCTTCTAACACTACCGTCAGACGTTACCAGAATTGCCATAATTTGATGATTGGGTAACGGCACTATGCGAAAGCCTGTGACGGTTACATTATTTAGCTCAGGACCAGCAGCAAACGCAGTATAGCTAGTCAAGTCCGATAGAATCTTAGCAGCTTCCTCTACAATCTCATTCACTTGGTGAAATGGTCGATCAAGGTTTGACAGAACCTTCTGATAAACCTGATTAGGAATGCTAATGGGTTCTACCAGATAATCCAGGTAGAAACGGTAGCCAGCGCTCGACGGAATTCGTCCCGATGAAGAATGCGTCTTCTCAATCAGGCCGAGCTCCTCTAACGTAGCCATTTCGTTTCTGATGGTTGCGGACGAAACTTTAATCGGCAATTGCTCCATTAAAGTCTTCGATCCAACGGGCTCATGATCATTAGTGAAATTCTTGATGATCATCTTCAAGATAAGCTCCTGTCGCTTTGTTAACATCCAGTCACCTCTTTATTAGCACTTAACTATTCAGAGTGCTAACTATTAGAATATAACAACTATCAAAAAGATTGTCAAATAAAAAAGAGCTTAAATATTGTTAAAGTAAGCTCTTGTTGCTTGTTCATCTTTCTTTAGCTGCTCTTTCAATCCAGCAAGCCCGGCCAACTTCTTCTCCCCGCGGAGAAATTTATACCACGCGACCGTGATTGTCTCGCCATAAATATCTTCATCGAAGTCGAAGATATTCGTTTCGATGAAGATCTGCTGCGTATCGTTGAATGTGATGTTATAGCCGATACTGGTCATTGCTTCGTGCCATTGCCCGTGAACCAACAACTTAGTCGCATAGACGCCGATACCCGGGATTAGCTTATGCTCCGGCAATGCAAGATTTGCGGTCCGAAAACCGATTGTACGCCCACGTTGCTTACCGGTAACCACCTTGCCAGTAATTGAGTAAGGATAACCAAGAAGTTGATTAGCCTCCGTCACATCACCATTTAACAAATCCTGCCGAATTATTGTCGAGCCAATTTTTCGCCCTGCAAAAACCTGCTCCGGTAACTCGACAATATCAAACCGGCCGTGACTAAATTCAGGCAGATGACGCATATTGGCAATATTCTTGTCACCGTAGGTGTAATCAAAGCCAGCCACCACAACGGCGGCATTCAAGCCCAAGATTACCTGATCAACGAAATCCTGTGGCGCCAAATGCGCCAGCTGCTCGTTAAACTTGAAGACCGCCAGATAATCTACGCCCAGTTTGGCCATTACAGCAGCTTTCTCCGGGATGGTGGTGAGGTAGGCGAAGTTGGTCTCATGAGCGTACACCACACGCGGATGCTTATCAAAGGTCATCACCATTAACGGCAGATTCCTTGACTTGGCCTCCTTCAGACCTGCGGCAATTAAACGCTGATGACCAAGGTGAACACCATCAAAAAAGCCGAGAACGAGCACGACTTGCTTGGTTGTGATTAAATTTTTTGCAAACGGAAATTCAACATCAATTACCTTCATTAAATCAGTTCCTTAACACATTTATTTAGTCATTCTGGAGCAACATTAAACCGGGAACATACAGGTCGGTCCTGCCCGCCATTCGCTTGTAGATTGCCTTAATCTTGCCGCCGAAAACGAGTGCAATCTCCTGTTCGTCCGCACTAATATCCTGCAGCTGTAATACCGCGCCATTCTGCACTTTTTGCCACTGTCCTTTTGACAGCTCGACCTTCACTAGATCCGTAAACAAAGCATCAAGTGGGAGTAGAAATTGTGCGGGATTTGCCATATTTTGCTCAACGTCTTCTATTGTAACAGTTTGCGTCAAGTCAAAACCAGCACTTTTTGTCCGCACAAGCTTAGTCATGACCGCAGGTAAGTTGAGTTCTGTCCCGACCTGTTCCACTAAGGTTCTGACGTACGTTCCCTTTGAACAGGTCACACCGAAACTGAAGTCTTCCACATGACTAGTTTCATCAAAAAGTGGCTCGCCGGTCAGAACGAATTCCTCCACATTAACCGTGCGGGCGGGGACTTCAACGGTTTCACCAGCCCGCGCATACTCATATAGCTTTCGACCATTGACCTTCACGGCGGAATATAGCGGTGGCACCTGTTGAACCGCACCCGTGAGACTCTCGAGCGCAGTCGCCAATTGGTCGTATGTTACTGGTCGTTCCACCTGTTGTTTC
This window harbors:
- the grpE gene encoding nucleotide exchange factor GrpE, whose protein sequence is MEHTKDEFPSEKDLDSTKTKTPTQAEQKPQGANNEDQLEQKPKKKSKKQESTEQDDRVASLTKEIESLKTELADFDDKLLRAQAEMQNMQSRQKKETASMLKYAGSDLAKKVLPAVDNLERALDIKVDDEASKQFKKGVQMTLDNLLAALTEEGVTEIADDSVKFDPSIHQAVQTVPKDADHEADQVVSILQKGYKFKDRVIRPAMVVVAQ
- the hrcA gene encoding heat-inducible transcriptional repressor HrcA, with amino-acid sequence MLTKRQELILKMIIKNFTNDHEPVGSKTLMEQLPIKVSSATIRNEMATLEELGLIEKTHSSSGRIPSSAGYRFYLDYLVEPISIPNQVYQKVLSNLDRPFHQVNEIVEEAAKILSDLTSYTAFAAGPELNNVTVTGFRIVPLPNHQIMAILVTSDGSVRSRVYNIHRSVSGDEIEKGVRIINDKLVGKSVLAINQMSIEELVGTIDGSNSAAAQIIDLLSDVFKDAASEQLYVNGQINLLNNYNASNVDQLKSLYQMLDHESYLTDLLTMDDLDDVQVGLDFPVRVKLGNELPGDLLKDYSLLTANYSVGDHGSGIIALLGPSNMPYSQMISLMEYFRNELAKKLLDYYGNFQ
- the truB gene encoding tRNA pseudouridine(55) synthase TruB; its protein translation is MNGLILINKPVGMTSADVVYKLRKILHLKKIGHAGTLDPAVSGVLPIAVGQATKLIDRLHERSKQYHGTGRLGLQTDTGDLSGRVIAKQQVERPVTYDQLATALESLTGAVQQVPPLYSAVKVNGRKLYEYARAGETVEVPARTVNVEEFVLTGEPLFDETSHVEDFSFGVTCSKGTYVRTLVEQVGTELNLPAVMTKLVRTKSAGFDLTQTVTIEDVEQNMANPAQFLLPLDALFTDLVKVELSKGQWQKVQNGAVLQLQDISADEQEIALVFGGKIKAIYKRMAGRTDLYVPGLMLLQND
- the ribF gene encoding riboflavin biosynthesis protein RibF, encoding MKVIDVEFPFAKNLITTKQVVLVLGFFDGVHLGHQRLIAAGLKEAKSRNLPLMVMTFDKHPRVVYAHETNFAYLTTIPEKAAVMAKLGVDYLAVFKFNEQLAHLAPQDFVDQVILGLNAAVVVAGFDYTYGDKNIANMRHLPEFSHGRFDIVELPEQVFAGRKIGSTIIRQDLLNGDVTEANQLLGYPYSITGKVVTGKQRGRTIGFRTANLALPEHKLIPGIGVYATKLLVHGQWHEAMTSIGYNITFNDTQQIFIETNIFDFDEDIYGETITVAWYKFLRGEKKLAGLAGLKEQLKKDEQATRAYFNNI
- the dnaK gene encoding molecular chaperone DnaK; the encoded protein is MSKVIGIDLGTTNSAVAVLEGSEPKIITNPEGNRTTPSVVSFKDGEIQVGEVAKRQAVTNPNTVISIKSHMGEPGYKVSVDGKDYTPQEISAMILQYIKKFAEDYLGEPVTEAVITVPAYFNDSQRQATKDAGKIAGLDVKRIINEPTASSLAYGLDKDDADEKILVYDLGGGTFDVSVLELGDGVFQVLSTNGDTHLGGDDFDQKIIDYLVSEFKNEHGIDLSKDKMALQRLKDAAEKAKKDLSGVTSTQISLPFISAGESGPLHLETTLTRAKFDELTHDLVEKTKVALDNAMKDAGLSNSDIDKVILNGGSTRIPAVQEAVKNWTGKDPDHSINPDEAVALGAAIQGGVISGDVKDIVLLDVTPLSLGIETMGGVFTKLIDRNTTIPTSKSQVFSTAADNQPAVDVHVLQGERPMAADNKTLGRFQLTDIPAAPRGVPQIEVKFDIDKNGIVNVSAKDLGTKKEQKITIQSSSGLSDEEIEKMKKEAEEHAEEDNKKKEEVDLRNEVEQILFQTDKTLEELKGKVSDDEIKKATDAKDALKKAQEDNNLEEMKAKKDDLNKIVQDLTVKLYQQAQSEQSGAQPGADSTDGGQKDDNTVDGDFKEVDPDKK